One window of the Ammospiza caudacuta isolate bAmmCau1 chromosome 9, bAmmCau1.pri, whole genome shotgun sequence genome contains the following:
- the LOC131561634 gene encoding LOW QUALITY PROTEIN: PHD finger protein 7-like (The sequence of the model RefSeq protein was modified relative to this genomic sequence to represent the inferred CDS: inserted 1 base in 1 codon; deleted 3 bases in 2 codons), which translates to MQGPRVHVALXALSWLCPHPTHCLEMQRDHKSPVLTFTGLACSFQTCFICCKMGATITCCQTGCDRTFHLPCAPDGQCVTQYFGAYRSFCWEHRPQQALRPRPSQDNTCTICLDTVEDNISYKTMACPACQDARFHRHCIQRLALHAGIDFRCPRCLKQEPFMTEMLTMGIRLSKRPPSWQSDPEVGPSDQRHGRCDATTCLCPGGREHTEAHGPWQLRLCSSCAAEGIHRLCSSLGNSTCSWECSTCAATDTGRQQSIQHYAIHTGTTMGLAPGPSAQLGSRRALDTTAASPACSLGTVLTTFLLPAPLCRFHWQIRPCGHQNLEHRTADTVPGHGAPQEQLLHQPSAGLKTWRH; encoded by the exons ATGCAGGGGCCTCGGGTGCAcgtggctc gggctctgagctggctctgcccaCATCCCACTCACTGTCTGGAGATGCAAAGAGACCACAAATCTCCAGTCCTGACATTCacggggctggct tgctctttcCAGACCTGCTTCATCTGCTGCAAGATGGGGGCCACCATCACCTGCTGCCAGACGGGCTGCGACCGCACcttccacctgccctgtgccccagacGGACAATGTGTCACCCAGTACTTCGGGGCCTACAG GTCCTTCTGCTGGGAGCACCGCCCACAGCAGGCACTGCGGCCACGTCCAAGCCAGGACAACACCTGCACCATCTGCCTGGACACGGTGGAAGACAACATCTCCTACAAAACCATGGCGTGTCCCGCGTGCCAAGACGCCCGCTTCCACCGGCACTGCATCCAGAGACTGGCTCTGCACGCTGGCATTGACTTCCGATGCCCGCGGTGCCTCAAACAAGAGCCGTTCATGACGGAAATGCTCACCATGGGGATCCGACTCTCTAAGAG ACCCCCATCTTGGCAGAGTGACCCAGAGGTCGGACCCTCAGATCAGAGGCATGGCCGCTGCGATGCCACAACGTGCCTTTGTCCAGGTGGCAGGGAGCACACGGAGGCACACGG ACCCTGGCAACTgcggctctgcagctcctgcgcTGCTGAGGGCATCCACCGACTCTGCTCCTCTTTGGGGAACAGCACCTGCTCCTGGGAGTGCAGCACCTGTGCTGCCACCGACACTGGTAGGCAACAAAGCATTCAGCACTATGCAATCCACACAGGGACCACGATGGGCCTGGCACCAGGGCCCTCAGCA CAGCTTGGCTCCAGGAGGGCACTGGATACCACAGCggcctctcctgcctgcagcctggggactgTCCTTACAACCTTCCTTCTGCCTGCCCCTCTTTGCAGGTTCCACTGGCAAATCAGACCTTGTGGACACCAAAACCTCGAGCACAGAACTGCTGACACTGTCCCAGGACACGGTGCTCCTcaagagcagctgctccatcagccCTCAGCAGGCCTTAAAACATGGCGACACTGA
- the LOC131561635 gene encoding LOW QUALITY PROTEIN: PHD finger protein 7-like (The sequence of the model RefSeq protein was modified relative to this genomic sequence to represent the inferred CDS: inserted 1 base in 1 codon; deleted 3 bases in 2 codons) has translation MQGPRVHVALXALSWLCPHPTHCLEMQRDHKSPVLTFTGLACSFQTCFICCKMGATITCCQTGCDRTFHLPCAPDGQCVTQYFGAYRSFCWEHRPQQALRPRPSQDNTCTICLDTVEDNISYKTMACPACQDARFHRHCIQRLALHAGIDFRCPRCLKQEPFMTEMLTMGIRLSKRPPSWQSDPEVGPSDQRHGRCDATTCLCPGGREHTEAHGPWQLRLCSSCAAEGIHRLCSSLGNSTCSWECSTCAATDTGRQQSIQHYAIHTGTTMGLAPGPSAQLGSRRALDTTAASPACSLGTVLTTFLLPAPLCRFHWQIRPCGHQNLEHRTADTVPGHGAPQEQLLHQPSAGLKTWRH, from the exons ATGCAGGGGCCTCGGGTGCAcgtggctc gggctctgagctggctctgcccaCATCCCACTCACTGTCTGGAGATGCAAAGAGACCACAAATCTCCAGTCCTGACATTCacggggctggct tgctctttcCAGACCTGCTTCATCTGCTGCAAGATGGGGGCCACCATCACCTGCTGCCAGACGGGCTGCGACCGCACcttccacctgccctgtgccccagacGGACAATGTGTCACCCAGTACTTCGGGGCCTACAG GTCCTTCTGCTGGGAGCACCGCCCACAGCAGGCACTGCGGCCACGTCCAAGCCAGGACAACACCTGCACCATCTGCCTGGACACGGTGGAAGACAACATCTCCTACAAAACCATGGCGTGTCCCGCGTGCCAAGACGCCCGCTTCCACCGGCACTGCATCCAGAGACTGGCTCTGCACGCTGGCATTGACTTCCGATGCCCGCGGTGCCTCAAACAAGAGCCGTTCATGACGGAAATGCTCACCATGGGGATCCGACTCTCTAAGAG ACCCCCATCGTGGCAGAGTGACCCAGAGGTCGGACCCTCAGATCAGAGGCATGGCCGCTGCGATGCCACAACGTGCCTTTGTCCAGGTGGCAGGGAGCACACGGAGGCACACGG ACCCTGGCAACTgcggctctgcagctcctgcgcTGCTGAGGGCATCCACCGACTCTGCTCCTCTTTGGGGAACAGCACCTGCTCCTGGGAGTGCAGCACCTGTGCTGCCACCGACACTGGTAGGCAACAAAGCATTCAGCACTATGCAATCCACACAGGGACCACGATGGGCCTGGCACCAGGGCCCTCAGCA CAGCTTGGCTCCAGGAGGGCACTGGATACCACAGCggcctctcctgcctgcagcctggggactgTCCTTACAACCTTCCTTCTGCCTGCCCCTCTTTGCAGGTTCCACTGGCAAATCAGACCTTGTGGACACCAAAACCTCGAGCACAGAACTGCTGACACTGTCCCAGGACACGGTGCTCCTcaagagcagctgctccatcagccCTCAGCAGGCCTTAAAACATGGCGACACTGA
- the LOC131561636 gene encoding LOW QUALITY PROTEIN: PHD finger protein 7-like (The sequence of the model RefSeq protein was modified relative to this genomic sequence to represent the inferred CDS: inserted 1 base in 1 codon; deleted 3 bases in 2 codons), with protein MQGPRVHVALXALSWLCPHPTHCLEMQRDHKSPVLTFTGLACSFQTCFICCKMGATITCCQTGCDRTFHLPCAPDGQCVTQYFGAYRSFCWEHHPQQALRPRPSQDNTCTICLDTVEDNISYKTMACPACQDARFHRHCIQRLALHAGIDFRCPRCLKQEPFTTEMLTMGIRLSKRPPSWQSDPEVGPSDQRHGRCDATTCLCPGGREHTEAHGPWQLRLCSSCAAEGIHRLCSSLGNSTCSWECSTCAATDTGRQQSIQHYAIHTGTTMGLAPGPSAQLGSRRALDTTAASPACSLGTVLTTFLLPAPLCRFHWQIRPCGPQNLEHRTADTVPGHGAPQEQLLHQPSAGLKTWRH; from the exons ATGCAGGGGCCTCGGGTGCAcgtggctc gggctctgagctggctctgcccaCATCCCACTCACTGTCTGGAGATGCAAAGAGACCACAAATCTCCAGTCCTGACATTCacggggctggct tgctctttcCAGACCTGCTTCATCTGCTGCAAGATGGGGGCCACCATCACCTGCTGCCAGACGGGCTGCGACCGCACcttccacctgccctgtgccccagacGGACAATGTGTCACCCAGTACTTCGGGGCCTACAG GTCCTTCTGCTGGGAGCACCACCCACAGCAGGCACTGCGGCCACGTCCAAGCCAGGACAACACCTGCACCATCTGCCTGGACACGGTGGAAGACAACATCTCCTACAAAACCATGGCGTGTCCCGCGTGCCAAGACGCCCGCTTCCACCGGCACTGCATCCAGAGACTGGCTCTGCACGCTGGCATTGACTTCCGATGCCCGCGGTGCCTCAAACAAGAGCCGTTCACGACGGAAATGCTCACCATGGGGATCCGACTCTCTAAGAG ACCCCCATCGTGGCAGAGTGACCCAGAGGTCGGACCCTCAGATCAGAGGCATGGCCGCTGCGATGCCACAACGTGCCTTTGTCCAGGTGGCAGGGAGCACACGGAGGCACACGG ACCCTGGCAACTgcggctctgcagctcctgcgcTGCTGAGGGCATCCACCGACTCTGCTCCTCTTTGGGGAACAGCACCTGCTCCTGGGAGTGCAGCACCTGTGCTGCCACCGACACTGGTAGGCAACAAAGCATTCAGCACTATGCAATCCACACAGGGACCACGATGGGCCTGGCACCAGGGCCCTCAGCA CAGCTTGGCTCCAGGAGGGCACTGGATACCACAGCggcctctcctgcctgcagcctggggactgTCCTTACAACCTTCCTTCTGCCTGCCCCTCTTTGCAGGTTCCACTGGCAAATCAGACCTTGTGGACCCCAAAACCTCGAGCACAGAACTGCTGACACTGTCCCAGGACACGGTGCTCCTcaagagcagctgctccatcagccCTCAGCAGGCCTTAAAACATGGCGACACTGA
- the LOC131561637 gene encoding LOW QUALITY PROTEIN: PHD finger protein 7-like (The sequence of the model RefSeq protein was modified relative to this genomic sequence to represent the inferred CDS: inserted 1 base in 1 codon; deleted 3 bases in 2 codons): MQGPRVHVALXALSWLCPHPTHCLEMQRDHKSPVLTFTGLACSFQTCFICCKMGATITCCQTGCDRTFHLPCAPDGQCVTQYFGAYRSFCWEHRPQQALRPRPSQDNTCTICLDTVEDNISYKTMVCPACQDARFHRHCIQRLALHAGIDFRCPRCLKQEPFMTEMLTMGIRLSKRPPSWQSDPEVGPSDQRHGRCDATTCLCPGGREHTEAHGPWQLRLCSSCAAEGIHRLCSSLGNSTCSWECSTCAATDTGRQQSIQHYAIHTGTTMGLAPGPSAQLGSRRALDTTAASPACSLGTVLTTFLLPAPLCRFHWQIRPCGPQNLEHRTADTVPGHGAPQEQLLHQPSAGLKTWRH; this comes from the exons ATGCAGGGGCCTCGGGTGCAcgtggctc gggctctgagctggctctgcccaCATCCCACTCACTGTCTGGAGATGCAAAGAGACCACAAATCTCCAGTCCTGACATTCacggggctggct tgctctttcCAGACCTGCTTCATCTGCTGCAAGATGGGGGCCACCATCACCTGCTGCCAGACGGGCTGCGACCGCACcttccacctgccctgtgccccagacGGACAATGTGTCACCCAGTACTTCGGGGCCTACAG GTCCTTCTGCTGGGAGCACCGCCCACAGCAGGCACTGCGGCCACGTCCAAGCCAGGACAACACCTGCACCATCTGCCTGGACACGGTGGAAGACAACATCTCCTACAAAACCATGGTGTGTCCCGCGTGCCAAGACGCCCGCTTCCACCGGCACTGCATCCAGAGACTGGCTCTGCACGCTGGCATTGACTTCCGATGCCCGCGGTGCCTCAAACAAGAGCCGTTCATGACGGAAATGCTCACCATGGGGATCCGACTCTCTAAGAG ACCCCCATCGTGGCAGAGTGACCCAGAGGTCGGACCCTCAGATCAGAGGCATGGCCGCTGCGATGCCACAACGTGCCTTTGTCCAGGTGGCAGGGAGCACACGGAGGCACACGG ACCCTGGCAACTgcggctctgcagctcctgcgcTGCTGAGGGCATCCACCGACTCTGCTCCTCTTTGGGGAACAGCACCTGCTCCTGGGAGTGCAGCACCTGTGCTGCCACCGACACTGGTAGGCAACAAAGCATTCAGCACTATGCAATCCACACAGGGACCACGATGGGCCTGGCACCAGGGCCCTCAGCA CAGCTTGGCTCCAGGAGGGCACTGGATACCACAGCggcctctcctgcctgcagcctggggactgTCCTTACAACCTTCCTTCTGCCTGCCCCTCTTTGCAGGTTCCACTGGCAAATCAGACCTTGTGGACCCCAAAACCTCGAGCACAGAACTGCTGACACTGTCCCAGGACACGGTGCTCCTcaagagcagctgctccatcagccCTCAGCAGGCCTTAAAACATGGCGACACTGA